From Camelus dromedarius isolate mCamDro1 chromosome 2, mCamDro1.pat, whole genome shotgun sequence, one genomic window encodes:
- the IFNAR1 gene encoding interferon alpha/beta receptor 1 isoform X3, which translates to MLALLGVATLMLVAGAPWVLPEAAEGTNLKPPENGEVSIIDDSFTLKWNRSGGYFKNVTFSAEYQTPGMGNWRKLLGCQYVTRTECSFSSLHLRSVYENIKLRIRAEKGNSTSQWHEVPPFVPFKKAQIGPPDVRLKAEDKAIIVNISPPGTKDSTMWAMDQSNFLYSLVIWENSSSLEERTESVYSRDKIYRLSPETTYCLKVRAELRSSRKFGVYSPVSCITTTVEHKLPSPENIEISAENQIYVLKWDYTFENMTDMTFQAQWLHTYPLGCWDPLSSWLTRREEPYL; encoded by the exons ATGCTCGCGCTCCTGGGCGTGGCGACCCTGATGCTGGTCGCTGGAGCGCCATGGGTGTTGCCCGAAGCTGCAG AAGGAACAAATCTGAAACCTCCTGAAAATGGAGAGGTCTCCATCATTGATGACAGTTTCACCCTGAAGTGGAACAGGAGCGGTGGATATTTCAAGAACGTGACTTTTTCAGCAGAGTATCAAAC accaGGGATGGGTAATTGGAGAAAACTGCTTGGGTGTCAGTATGTTACTCGTACCGAATGCAGCTTTTCTTCACTCCACTTAAGAAGTGTTTACGAAAATATTAAATTGCGCATAAgagcagaaaaaggaaacagcacTTCTCAGTGGCATGAGGTTCCCCCGTTTGTACCAtttaaaaaag CTCAAATTGGTCCTCCAGACGTACGTTTAAAAGCTGAAGATAAGGCGATAATAGTAAACATCTCTCCTCCTGGAACAAAAGATAGTACCATGTGGGCTATGGATCAATCAAACTTTCTGTATAGCTTGGTTATCTGGGAAAACTCTTCCAGTCTAGAA gaaAGGACTGAAAGTGTTTATTCCAGAGATAAAATTTATAGACTCTCACCAGAGACTACTTATTGTTTAAAAGTGAGAGCAGAACTGCGTTCATCAAGAAAATTCGGTGTCTATAGCCCGGTGTCTTGTATAACTACCACAG TGGAGCATAAACTGCCTTCGCCAGAAAATATAGAGATCAGTGCTGAAAATCAGATCTATGTTCTGAAATGGGATTACACATTTGAAAACATGACCGACATGACCTTTCAAGCTCAGTGGCTCCA CACTTACCCACTGGGGTGCTGGGACCCGTTGAGCAGCTGGCTTACCAGAAGGGAGGAGCCTTATTTGTAG
- the IFNAR1 gene encoding interferon alpha/beta receptor 1 isoform X2: MLALLGVATLMLVAGAPWVLPEAAEGTNLKPPENGEVSIIDDSFTLKWNRSGGYFKNVTFSAEYQTPGMGNWRKLLGCQYVTRTECSFSSLHLRSVYENIKLRIRAEKGNSTSQWHEVPPFVPFKKAQIGPPDVRLKAEDKAIIVNISPPGTKDSTMWAMDQSNFLYSLVIWENSSSLEERTESVYSRDKIYRLSPETTYCLKVRAELRSSRKFGVYSPVSCITTTVEHKLPSPENIEISAENQIYVLKWDYTFENMTDMTFQAQWLHAFLKKIPGDHSDKWKQIPNCENVRTTRCVFPQSVFSKGIYSIRVRAADGNTTSLWSEEKKFNTEMQTVIFPPVIHVKLIGEDSLRVSIGAPEESENKSGYQLYPLIYEVVFRENTSNAERRVLEKRTDFTFPNLKPLTVYCVKARALVESNRWNKSSVFSDTVCEETKPDAESQNILDCVCWLCVTEEVLENTSCGWSSVS; this comes from the exons ATGCTCGCGCTCCTGGGCGTGGCGACCCTGATGCTGGTCGCTGGAGCGCCATGGGTGTTGCCCGAAGCTGCAG AAGGAACAAATCTGAAACCTCCTGAAAATGGAGAGGTCTCCATCATTGATGACAGTTTCACCCTGAAGTGGAACAGGAGCGGTGGATATTTCAAGAACGTGACTTTTTCAGCAGAGTATCAAAC accaGGGATGGGTAATTGGAGAAAACTGCTTGGGTGTCAGTATGTTACTCGTACCGAATGCAGCTTTTCTTCACTCCACTTAAGAAGTGTTTACGAAAATATTAAATTGCGCATAAgagcagaaaaaggaaacagcacTTCTCAGTGGCATGAGGTTCCCCCGTTTGTACCAtttaaaaaag CTCAAATTGGTCCTCCAGACGTACGTTTAAAAGCTGAAGATAAGGCGATAATAGTAAACATCTCTCCTCCTGGAACAAAAGATAGTACCATGTGGGCTATGGATCAATCAAACTTTCTGTATAGCTTGGTTATCTGGGAAAACTCTTCCAGTCTAGAA gaaAGGACTGAAAGTGTTTATTCCAGAGATAAAATTTATAGACTCTCACCAGAGACTACTTATTGTTTAAAAGTGAGAGCAGAACTGCGTTCATCAAGAAAATTCGGTGTCTATAGCCCGGTGTCTTGTATAACTACCACAG TGGAGCATAAACTGCCTTCGCCAGAAAATATAGAGATCAGTGCTGAAAATCAGATCTATGTTCTGAAATGGGATTACACATTTGAAAACATGACCGACATGACCTTTCAAGCTCAGTGGCTCCA tgcctttttaaaaaagattcctgGGGACCATTCagacaaatggaaacaaataccAAACTGTGAAAATGTCAGAACAACCCGTTGCGTCTTTCCTCAAAGTGTTTTCTCAAAAGGAATTTACTCCATCCGTGTACGAGCAGCGGATGGAAATACTACATCTCTGTGGtctgaagagaaaaaatttaatacCGAAATGCAAA CTGTCATATTTCCTCCAGTCATTCACGTGAAACTCATTGGTGAGGACTCACTGCGCGTCTCCATCGGGGCTCCAGAAGAGTCTGAAAACAAGTCTGGGTACCAGCTTTACCCGCTAATTTATGAAGTTGTTTTTCGGGAAAACACTTCAAATGCTGAG aGAAGAGTTCTAGAGAAGAGAACTGATTTTACTTTTCCTAACTTGAAACCGCTGACGGTATATTGTGTCAAAGCCAGAGCACTGGTTGAGAGCAACAGGTGGAACAAAAGCAGTGTTTTCAGTGACACTGTGTGCGAGGAAACCAAACCAG ACGCTGAGTCACAGAATATTTTGGATTGTGTGTGCTGGCTGTGTGTCACAGAAGAGGTGCTGGAGAATACTTCATGTGGTTGGAGCTCCGTGTCATAG
- the IFNAR1 gene encoding interferon alpha/beta receptor 1 isoform X1 has product MLALLGVATLMLVAGAPWVLPEAAEGTNLKPPENGEVSIIDDSFTLKWNRSGGYFKNVTFSAEYQTPGMGNWRKLLGCQYVTRTECSFSSLHLRSVYENIKLRIRAEKGNSTSQWHEVPPFVPFKKAQIGPPDVRLKAEDKAIIVNISPPGTKDSTMWAMDQSNFLYSLVIWENSSSLEERTESVYSRDKIYRLSPETTYCLKVRAELRSSRKFGVYSPVSCITTTVEHKLPSPENIEISAENQIYVLKWDYTFENMTDMTFQAQWLHAFLKKIPGDHSDKWKQIPNCENVRTTRCVFPQSVFSKGIYSIRVRAADGNTTSLWSEEKKFNTEMQTVIFPPVIHVKLIGEDSLRVSIGAPEESENKSGYQLYPLIYEVVFRENTSNAERRVLEKRTDFTFPNLKPLTVYCVKARALVESNRWNKSSVFSDTVCEETKPGNTSKAWLIAGICTAVFSIVVVIYVVKALLRCVSYVFFPSSKPPSTIDECFSEKPLRNLLLSTSEEQTERCFIIENTSTVTTIEETDQIGEDYKKYSSQTSRDSGNYSNEDENSGSKISEGLLQEEPV; this is encoded by the exons ATGCTCGCGCTCCTGGGCGTGGCGACCCTGATGCTGGTCGCTGGAGCGCCATGGGTGTTGCCCGAAGCTGCAG AAGGAACAAATCTGAAACCTCCTGAAAATGGAGAGGTCTCCATCATTGATGACAGTTTCACCCTGAAGTGGAACAGGAGCGGTGGATATTTCAAGAACGTGACTTTTTCAGCAGAGTATCAAAC accaGGGATGGGTAATTGGAGAAAACTGCTTGGGTGTCAGTATGTTACTCGTACCGAATGCAGCTTTTCTTCACTCCACTTAAGAAGTGTTTACGAAAATATTAAATTGCGCATAAgagcagaaaaaggaaacagcacTTCTCAGTGGCATGAGGTTCCCCCGTTTGTACCAtttaaaaaag CTCAAATTGGTCCTCCAGACGTACGTTTAAAAGCTGAAGATAAGGCGATAATAGTAAACATCTCTCCTCCTGGAACAAAAGATAGTACCATGTGGGCTATGGATCAATCAAACTTTCTGTATAGCTTGGTTATCTGGGAAAACTCTTCCAGTCTAGAA gaaAGGACTGAAAGTGTTTATTCCAGAGATAAAATTTATAGACTCTCACCAGAGACTACTTATTGTTTAAAAGTGAGAGCAGAACTGCGTTCATCAAGAAAATTCGGTGTCTATAGCCCGGTGTCTTGTATAACTACCACAG TGGAGCATAAACTGCCTTCGCCAGAAAATATAGAGATCAGTGCTGAAAATCAGATCTATGTTCTGAAATGGGATTACACATTTGAAAACATGACCGACATGACCTTTCAAGCTCAGTGGCTCCA tgcctttttaaaaaagattcctgGGGACCATTCagacaaatggaaacaaataccAAACTGTGAAAATGTCAGAACAACCCGTTGCGTCTTTCCTCAAAGTGTTTTCTCAAAAGGAATTTACTCCATCCGTGTACGAGCAGCGGATGGAAATACTACATCTCTGTGGtctgaagagaaaaaatttaatacCGAAATGCAAA CTGTCATATTTCCTCCAGTCATTCACGTGAAACTCATTGGTGAGGACTCACTGCGCGTCTCCATCGGGGCTCCAGAAGAGTCTGAAAACAAGTCTGGGTACCAGCTTTACCCGCTAATTTATGAAGTTGTTTTTCGGGAAAACACTTCAAATGCTGAG aGAAGAGTTCTAGAGAAGAGAACTGATTTTACTTTTCCTAACTTGAAACCGCTGACGGTATATTGTGTCAAAGCCAGAGCACTGGTTGAGAGCAACAGGTGGAACAAAAGCAGTGTTTTCAGTGACACTGTGTGCGAGGAAACCAAACCAG gaaatacttCCAAAGCCTGGCTCATAGCTGGAATTTGCACTGCAGTGTTTTCTATCGTCGTTGTCATTTACGTTGTGAAAGCCCTCTTGAGATGCGTCAGTTATGTGTTCTTCCCGTCAAGTAAACCTCCTTCCACTATAGATGAG TGTTTCTCTGAAAAGCCACTGAGGAACCTCCTCCTTTCCACTTCTGAGGAACAAACAGAAAGATGTTTTATAATTGAAAATACAAGCACTGTTACTACAATAGAAGAGACTGATCAAATTGGTGAAGATTACAAAAAATACAGTTCCCAAACTAGTCGAGATTCAGGAAACTATTCTAATGAAGATGAAAACAGTGGAAGTAAAATAAGTGAAGGACTTCTCCAAGAGGAACCTGTGTGA